From one Mycobacterium colombiense CECT 3035 genomic stretch:
- the recF gene encoding DNA replication/repair protein RecF (All proteins in this family for which functions are known are DNA-binding proteins that assist the filamentation of RecA onto DNA for the initiation of recombination or recombinational repair.) has protein sequence MYVRHLGLRDFRSWAHADLDLQPGRTVFIGSNGFGKTNLLEALWYSSTMGSHRVGTDAPLIRAGADRAVVSTIVVNEGRECAVDLEIAAGRANKARLNRSPVRGTREVIGVLRAVLFAPEDLSLVRGDPSDRRRYLDDLATVRRPAVAGVRADYDKIVRQRTALLKSLSGARYRGDQSALDTLDVWDSRLAEYGAQLMAVRIDLVNQLAPEVEKAYQLLAPGSRAASIGYRSSLGAEAAADIAGADREFLEAALLAALSARRDAELERGMCLVGPHRDDLELWLGDQPAKGFASHGESWSLALSLRLAAYELLRAEESDPVLLLDDVFAELDAARRRALAAVAESAEQVLVTAAVLEDIPVGWEARQLYVDLRDSDSGRISEMRS, from the coding sequence GTGTACGTCCGGCATTTGGGACTGCGCGACTTCCGGTCCTGGGCACACGCCGACCTCGACCTGCAGCCTGGTCGGACGGTCTTCATCGGATCCAACGGGTTTGGCAAGACGAATCTCCTTGAGGCGCTGTGGTATTCGAGCACCATGGGTTCACATCGGGTGGGTACCGACGCGCCGTTGATCCGCGCGGGTGCCGACCGTGCGGTGGTTTCGACGATCGTGGTCAACGAAGGCAGGGAGTGCGCGGTCGATCTGGAAATCGCGGCCGGCCGGGCGAACAAGGCCCGGCTGAACCGCTCACCGGTGCGCGGCACGCGCGAGGTGATCGGGGTGTTGCGCGCGGTGCTGTTTGCTCCCGAAGATCTGTCCCTGGTCCGGGGTGACCCGTCCGACCGGCGTCGCTACCTCGACGATTTGGCGACGGTGCGCCGGCCGGCGGTCGCCGGGGTCCGCGCCGATTACGACAAAATCGTGCGGCAGCGCACCGCGCTGTTGAAATCCCTGTCCGGTGCGCGGTATCGCGGCGATCAGAGCGCCCTGGACACGTTGGACGTCTGGGACAGCCGGCTGGCCGAATACGGCGCCCAATTGATGGCCGTCCGTATCGATTTGGTGAACCAGTTGGCCCCGGAGGTCGAGAAGGCCTATCAGCTGCTGGCGCCGGGGTCGCGTGCCGCCTCCATCGGCTATCGATCCAGCCTGGGCGCCGAGGCCGCGGCGGACATCGCCGGTGCCGACCGCGAGTTCCTGGAAGCCGCCCTGCTGGCGGCCCTGTCGGCGCGCCGCGATGCCGAGCTGGAACGCGGCATGTGCCTGGTCGGCCCGCATCGCGACGACCTGGAGCTCTGGCTCGGTGACCAGCCCGCGAAAGGCTTTGCCAGCCATGGGGAATCGTGGTCGTTGGCGTTGTCGCTGCGGTTGGCCGCGTACGAATTACTGCGGGCCGAGGAAAGCGATCCGGTGCTGTTGCTTGACGACGTGTTCGCCGAACTGGACGCGGCGCGGCGCCGGGCCCTGGCCGCGGTGGCCGAGTCGGCCGAACAGGTGTTGGTCACCGCGGCGGTGCTCGAGGACATTCCGGTGGGCTGGGAGGCTCGCCAGCTGTACGTCGACTTACGGGACAGCGACTCGGGACGGATATCGGAGATGCGCTCATGA
- the dnaN gene encoding DNA polymerase III subunit beta, translated as MDAATTTAGLSDLKFRLVRESFADAVSWVAKNLPSRPAVPVLSGVLLSGTDEGLTISGFDYEVSAEAQVAAEIASPGSVLVSGRLLSDIVRALPNKPIDFYVDGNRVALHCGNARFSLPTMAVEDYPTLPALPEETGTLPADVFAEAISQVAIAAGRDDTLPMLTGIRVEISGDTVVLAATDRFRLAVRELTWSAASPDIEAAVLVPAKTLAEAARTGADGSEVRLSLGAGSGVGKDGLLGISGNGKRSTTRLLDAEFPKFRQLLPAEHTAVATINVAELTEAIKLVALVADRGAQVRMEFSEGSLRLSAGADDVGRAEEDLAVDFVGEPLTIAFNPTYLTDGLGSVHSERVSFGFTTPGKPALLRPALNDDSHPTGTGPYSALPTDYVYLLMPVRLPG; from the coding sequence ATGGACGCGGCGACGACAACGGCTGGCCTCAGCGACTTGAAATTTCGTTTGGTGCGGGAATCTTTCGCAGACGCGGTGTCGTGGGTGGCGAAGAATCTGCCGTCCCGGCCTGCGGTGCCGGTGCTTTCCGGTGTGCTGCTCTCCGGAACCGATGAGGGCCTGACGATCTCCGGATTCGATTACGAGGTTTCCGCCGAAGCACAGGTGGCAGCCGAAATCGCTTCTCCGGGAAGCGTTTTGGTATCCGGTCGGTTGCTGTCCGACATCGTGCGGGCGCTGCCGAACAAGCCGATCGACTTCTACGTCGACGGAAACCGGGTGGCGCTGCACTGCGGCAACGCCAGGTTCTCGCTGCCGACGATGGCGGTTGAGGATTACCCGACGCTGCCGGCGCTGCCGGAAGAGACCGGGACGCTGCCCGCCGACGTGTTCGCCGAGGCGATCAGCCAGGTGGCCATCGCGGCCGGCCGCGACGACACGTTGCCCATGCTGACCGGAATCAGGGTTGAGATTTCGGGTGACACGGTGGTTTTGGCCGCTACCGACCGGTTCCGCCTCGCGGTTCGCGAGCTGACCTGGTCGGCGGCCTCGCCCGATATCGAGGCCGCGGTTCTGGTCCCGGCCAAGACGCTGGCTGAAGCGGCGCGGACGGGCGCCGACGGCTCCGAGGTCCGGCTGTCATTGGGTGCGGGCTCAGGCGTCGGCAAAGACGGCTTGCTCGGCATCAGTGGGAACGGCAAGCGCAGCACCACCCGTCTGCTCGACGCCGAATTCCCGAAGTTCCGTCAGCTGCTGCCGGCCGAACACACGGCCGTCGCGACCATCAACGTCGCGGAGCTGACCGAGGCGATCAAGCTGGTGGCGCTGGTGGCCGACCGGGGCGCCCAGGTGCGGATGGAATTCAGCGAGGGATCGCTACGGCTGTCCGCCGGCGCCGATGATGTGGGACGGGCCGAGGAGGACTTGGCGGTCGACTTCGTCGGTGAACCGCTGACGATCGCGTTCAACCCGACGTATCTCACCGACGGCCTGGGATCGGTCCACTCCGAGCGGGTGTCGTTCGGTTTCACGACGCCGGGTAAGCCGGCGTTGCTGCGTCCGGCGTTGAACGACGACAGCCACCCGACCGGCACGGGCCCCTACAGCGCCCTGCCGACCGATTACGTCTACCTGCTGATGCCCGTCCGGTTGCCTGGCTAG
- the dnaA gene encoding chromosomal replication initiator protein DnaA codes for MTDDPGSSFTTVWNAVVSELNGETTPDGLAANRTTLVTPLTPQQRAWLNLVRPLTIVEGFALLSVPSSFVQNEIERHLRAPITDALSRRLGQQIQLGVRIAPPPDDVEDALIPPAEPFPGSDPSFPADAAAVETEEAFENSETVSDNQPGWPNYFTERPHAIDPAVAAGTSLNRRYTFDTFVIGASNRFAHAAALAIAEAPARAYNPLFIWGESGLGKTHLLHAAGNYAQRLFPGMRVKYVSTEEFTNDFINSLRDDRKVAFKRSYRDVDVLLVDDIQFIEGKEGIQEEFFHTFNTLHNANKQIVISSDRPPKQLATLEDRLRTRFEWGLITDVQPPELETRIAILRKKAQMERLAVPDDVLELIASSIERNIRELEGALIRVTAFASLNKTPIDKSLAEIVLRDLIADASTMQISAATIMAATAEYFDTTVEELRGPGKTRALAQSRQIAMYLCRELTDLSLPKIGQAFGRDHTTVMYAQRKILSEMAERREVFDHVKELTTRIRQRSKR; via the coding sequence TTGACCGATGACCCCGGTTCCAGTTTCACGACAGTGTGGAATGCGGTCGTTTCCGAACTCAACGGAGAGACCACCCCGGACGGCTTGGCCGCCAACCGCACGACCCTGGTCACTCCCCTCACCCCCCAGCAACGAGCGTGGCTCAATCTGGTTCGCCCGCTGACCATCGTCGAGGGATTTGCTCTGCTGTCGGTGCCGAGCAGTTTTGTCCAAAACGAGATCGAACGACACCTGCGGGCCCCCATCACCGATGCGCTCAGCCGCCGGCTCGGGCAACAGATCCAGCTGGGCGTGCGGATCGCTCCCCCACCCGACGATGTCGAGGACGCGCTCATCCCGCCGGCGGAACCGTTCCCCGGATCCGACCCGTCGTTCCCCGCCGACGCCGCGGCCGTCGAGACCGAGGAAGCTTTCGAAAACAGCGAGACCGTCAGCGACAACCAGCCGGGCTGGCCCAACTACTTCACCGAGCGGCCGCACGCCATCGATCCGGCCGTCGCTGCCGGGACGAGCCTCAACCGTCGCTACACCTTCGACACTTTTGTCATCGGCGCCTCCAACCGGTTCGCCCACGCCGCCGCCCTGGCGATCGCCGAGGCGCCGGCCCGGGCCTACAACCCGTTGTTCATCTGGGGCGAGTCGGGTCTGGGCAAGACCCACCTGTTGCACGCCGCGGGCAACTACGCGCAACGGCTCTTCCCGGGGATGCGGGTCAAGTACGTCTCCACCGAGGAATTCACCAACGACTTCATCAACTCGCTCCGAGACGACCGCAAGGTCGCCTTCAAGCGCAGCTACCGCGACGTCGATGTGCTGCTGGTCGATGACATTCAGTTCATCGAGGGCAAGGAAGGTATCCAGGAGGAGTTCTTCCACACCTTCAACACCTTGCATAACGCCAACAAGCAGATCGTCATCTCGTCGGACCGCCCGCCCAAACAGCTGGCCACCCTCGAAGACCGGCTCAGGACGCGGTTCGAATGGGGCTTGATCACCGACGTGCAGCCCCCGGAGCTGGAAACCCGCATCGCCATCTTGCGTAAGAAGGCGCAGATGGAGCGGCTGGCCGTCCCCGACGACGTCCTCGAGCTGATCGCCAGCAGCATCGAACGCAACATCCGCGAGCTCGAAGGCGCCCTGATCCGTGTCACGGCGTTCGCCTCGCTGAACAAGACGCCGATCGACAAGTCGCTGGCCGAGATCGTGCTGCGCGACCTGATCGCCGACGCCAGCACCATGCAGATCAGCGCGGCCACCATCATGGCGGCCACCGCCGAATACTTCGACACCACCGTCGAAGAGCTCCGCGGGCCCGGCAAGACCAGGGCGCTGGCCCAGTCGCGCCAGATCGCCATGTATCTGTGCCGCGAACTCACCGATCTCTCACTGCCCAAGATCGGGCAGGCATTCGGCCGCGATCACACCACGGTCATGTATGCGCAGCGCAAGATCTTGTCCGAGATGGCCGAGCGCCGTGAGGTTTTTGATCACGTCAAGGAGCTCACCACGCGCATCCGGCAGCGCTCCAAGCGCTGA
- the rpmH gene encoding 50S ribosomal protein L34: MAKGKRTFQPNNRRRARVHGFRLRMRTRAGRAIVSGRRRKGRRALSA, translated from the coding sequence GTGGCCAAGGGCAAGCGGACCTTCCAGCCGAATAACCGGCGCCGAGCCCGCGTGCACGGTTTCCGTCTGCGGATGCGCACTCGTGCCGGACGCGCGATCGTGTCCGGTCGGCGCCGCAAGGGTCGCCGCGCGCTCTCTGCCTGA
- the rnpA gene encoding ribonuclease P protein component — translation MLPARNRMTRSIDFDATVKHGIRMAQPDVVVHLRRGADGDEIGAPRVGLVVGKGVGSAVERHRVSRRLRHVARTLLSELGRSDQLVIRALPGSRTASSARLEQELRRCLRRLPAAGSRS, via the coding sequence GTGCTTCCCGCACGCAACCGCATGACGCGGTCAATTGACTTTGACGCGACGGTGAAGCACGGGATTCGTATGGCACAGCCCGATGTCGTCGTGCACTTGCGTCGAGGAGCGGACGGTGACGAAATCGGTGCGCCGCGCGTCGGTTTGGTTGTGGGCAAGGGCGTCGGATCCGCCGTGGAACGCCACCGGGTCTCGCGCCGGCTGCGGCATGTGGCCCGCACGCTACTGAGCGAGCTCGGGCGGTCCGATCAATTGGTGATCCGCGCGCTGCCGGGCAGCCGCACCGCGTCCTCAGCTCGGCTGGAGCAGGAATTGCGCCGTTGCCTGCGACGGCTGCCGGCGGCGGGGAGCCGGTCGTGA
- the yidD gene encoding membrane protein insertion efficiency factor YidD has translation MTAPARVRALTRTTGRAAARGVIFLIQLYRHMVSPLRPATCRFVPTCSQYAVDALNEYGLIRGSWLAAARLAKCGPWHEGGWDPIPDRPSCQGNCQDASDARVVRATRGESESFVL, from the coding sequence GTGACGGCGCCGGCGCGGGTGCGCGCGCTCACCCGCACGACCGGACGGGCCGCCGCCCGCGGAGTGATTTTTCTGATCCAGCTGTACCGGCATATGGTGTCGCCGCTGCGCCCGGCGACGTGTCGCTTCGTTCCGACCTGTAGTCAGTATGCGGTCGATGCGCTCAACGAGTACGGCTTGATTCGGGGGAGCTGGTTGGCCGCGGCCAGGCTCGCCAAGTGCGGACCATGGCATGAAGGCGGATGGGATCCGATACCGGATCGCCCCAGCTGCCAAGGGAATTGCCAAGACGCCAGCGACGCTCGGGTGGTCCGAGCGACGCGAGGGGAGAGTGAATCTTTTGTCCTTTGA
- the yidC gene encoding membrane protein insertase YidC → MWVWYKLFASMLGPSNFFAWALSVMFLVFSLRALLYKPFVRQIRTTRQMQELQPQIKALQKKYGKDRQRMALEMQKLQREHGFNPILGCLPMLAQIPVFIGLYHVLRSFNRTTGGFGQPHLSVAQNRLTGNYVFTPTDVGHFLDANLFGAPIGAFMTQRTGLDAFTFFSRPAVIAVGLPVMILAGVATYFNSRASVARQSPEAAANPQTAMMNKLALYVFPLGVVVGGPFLPLAIILYWFANNIWTFGQQHYVFGMIEKEDEAKKQEAIQRRAANAPAPGAKPKRNPKAASPGGNGSPKADSDTEASGSTAGESTVADSPAADTSDGPTNRTPRPGARPKKRKR, encoded by the coding sequence ATGTGGGTTTGGTACAAGTTGTTCGCCTCCATGCTGGGGCCGTCGAACTTCTTCGCCTGGGCGCTGTCGGTGATGTTCCTGGTCTTCAGCCTGCGTGCGCTGCTCTACAAGCCGTTCGTGCGGCAGATCCGTACGACGCGCCAGATGCAGGAGCTGCAGCCGCAGATCAAGGCGCTGCAGAAGAAGTACGGCAAGGATCGCCAGCGCATGGCGCTCGAGATGCAGAAGCTGCAGCGCGAGCACGGCTTCAACCCGATCCTGGGGTGCCTGCCGATGCTGGCGCAGATCCCGGTGTTCATCGGCCTGTATCACGTGCTGCGTTCGTTCAACCGGACCACCGGCGGCTTCGGCCAGCCCCACCTGTCGGTGGCGCAGAACCGGCTGACCGGAAACTACGTCTTCACCCCGACCGATGTCGGGCACTTCCTGGACGCCAACTTGTTCGGGGCACCCATCGGTGCCTTCATGACCCAGCGGACCGGTCTCGACGCGTTCACGTTCTTCAGCCGGCCCGCCGTGATCGCCGTGGGCCTGCCGGTGATGATCCTGGCCGGCGTCGCGACCTACTTCAACAGCCGGGCGTCGGTGGCGCGGCAGAGCCCGGAGGCGGCGGCCAACCCGCAGACGGCGATGATGAACAAGCTCGCGCTCTACGTCTTCCCGCTCGGTGTGGTGGTCGGTGGGCCGTTCCTTCCGCTCGCGATCATCCTGTACTGGTTCGCTAACAACATCTGGACCTTCGGGCAGCAGCACTACGTCTTCGGAATGATCGAAAAAGAGGACGAAGCCAAGAAGCAGGAAGCGATCCAGCGCCGGGCGGCCAATGCGCCGGCGCCGGGCGCGAAGCCGAAGCGCAACCCGAAGGCGGCCTCGCCGGGTGGGAACGGTTCGCCGAAGGCCGACAGCGACACCGAGGCGTCCGGCTCGACGGCGGGGGAATCCACCGTGGCCGACAGTCCGGCGGCCGACACGAGCGACGGCCCGACGAACCGCACGCCGCGGCCCGGGGCGCGACCGAAAAAACGCAAACGCTGA
- a CDS encoding protein jag — MTDADTTERDVDTELDAQAADEDAADSGAEGIDDLEERLVAEGEIAGDYLEELLDLLDFDGDIDLDVEGSRAIVSIDGSDDLNKLVGRGGEVLDALQELTRLAVHQKTGVRSRLMLDIASWRRRRREELAALGDKVARRVLESGEREELAPMTPFERKIVHDAVAAVSGVHSESEGVEPARRVVVLHD, encoded by the coding sequence ATGACAGACGCCGACACCACCGAACGCGACGTCGACACGGAGCTCGACGCGCAGGCGGCCGACGAGGATGCCGCGGATTCTGGTGCGGAGGGAATCGATGATCTCGAGGAGCGGTTGGTCGCCGAGGGCGAGATAGCCGGCGACTACCTCGAGGAGTTGTTGGACCTGTTGGACTTCGACGGCGACATCGACCTGGACGTCGAGGGCAGCCGCGCGATCGTGAGCATCGACGGCAGCGACGACTTGAACAAGTTGGTCGGCCGCGGCGGTGAGGTGCTCGACGCGTTGCAGGAACTGACCCGGCTCGCGGTGCACCAGAAGACCGGTGTGCGGAGCCGACTGATGCTCGACATCGCGAGCTGGCGCCGGCGGCGCCGGGAGGAACTGGCGGCGCTGGGCGACAAAGTCGCGCGCCGGGTGCTCGAATCCGGGGAACGCGAAGAGCTCGCGCCGATGACGCCGTTCGAACGCAAGATCGTCCACGACGCCGTCGCGGCGGTCTCGGGTGTGCACAGCGAGAGCGAGGGTGTGGAGCCCGCGCGCCGCGTCGTCGTGCTGCACGACTGA
- the rsmG gene encoding 16S rRNA (guanine(527)-N(7))-methyltransferase RsmG produces MFHVKHVGHGDAAGAPPGEGAGLGQAPDSAAAIFGERVGTAQRYADLLATAGVERGLLGPREVDRIWDRHILNSAALAELLGPGERIIDIGSGAGLPGIPLAIARPDLGVVLLEPLLRRSEFLTEVVDELGLAVEVVRGRAEEPDVRNRFGERDAAVSRAVASLDKLTKWSLPLLRPDGRMLAIKGERAADEVEQYRRVMAASGAADVRVVTCGATYLRPPATVVSARRGKPPHHKPARTGKAETR; encoded by the coding sequence ATGTTTCACGTGAAACATGTCGGCCACGGGGACGCCGCGGGGGCCCCGCCGGGGGAGGGCGCCGGGTTGGGCCAGGCTCCCGACTCCGCGGCCGCGATCTTCGGCGAACGGGTCGGGACGGCGCAACGCTATGCGGATCTGCTCGCCACCGCAGGGGTGGAACGCGGCCTGCTCGGACCGCGGGAGGTCGACCGCATCTGGGACCGCCACATCTTGAATAGCGCGGCGCTCGCCGAGCTCCTCGGCCCGGGCGAACGCATCATCGATATTGGCAGCGGGGCGGGCTTACCGGGAATCCCGCTGGCGATCGCGCGGCCCGACCTCGGCGTCGTGCTGCTCGAGCCGCTGCTGCGGCGCAGCGAATTTCTCACCGAGGTCGTGGACGAACTAGGGTTAGCCGTCGAGGTGGTCCGTGGCCGTGCGGAGGAACCGGATGTGCGCAACCGGTTCGGGGAGAGGGATGCTGCGGTGTCGCGAGCGGTTGCATCATTGGACAAACTGACCAAGTGGAGCCTGCCGCTCCTACGCCCCGACGGGCGGATGCTCGCCATCAAGGGGGAGCGGGCCGCCGACGAAGTTGAACAATACCGGCGTGTGATGGCAGCATCGGGCGCCGCTGATGTCAGGGTGGTGACATGTGGCGCGACCTATTTGCGTCCCCCCGCAACCGTAGTTTCAGCGCGACGCGGAAAGCCGCCACACCACAAGCCGGCACGGACCGGGAAGGCCGAAACCCGATGA
- a CDS encoding ParA family protein — MSSSGDWPVAPQAPEDVQQAATTAQAPANPDASAPPAAPAPPAASAPPNVSRETADEFDTPIGAAAERAMRVLHTTYPPLRRPSHRRVFTVANQKGGVGKTTTAVNLAAALALQGLKTLVIDLDPQGNASTALGITDRQSGTPSSYEVLLGEVAVQDALRQSPHNERLFCIPATIDLAGAEIELVSMVARENRLRTALADLDSLDFDCVFIDCPPSLGLLTINALVAAPEVMIPIQCEYYALEGVSQLMRNIEMVKAHLNPKLEVSTVVLTMYDGRTKLADQVAEEVRRYFGSKVLRTVIPRSVKVSEAPGYSMTIIDYDPGSRGAMSYLDASRELAERD, encoded by the coding sequence ATGAGTTCTTCAGGAGATTGGCCGGTGGCTCCGCAGGCGCCGGAAGACGTTCAGCAGGCGGCGACGACCGCTCAAGCGCCGGCGAATCCGGATGCGTCCGCACCTCCGGCCGCCCCCGCACCTCCCGCCGCCTCCGCACCGCCCAATGTTTCACGTGAAACAGCGGACGAATTCGACACCCCCATCGGGGCGGCCGCCGAGCGCGCGATGCGGGTACTGCACACCACGTACCCGCCGCTGCGCCGGCCGTCGCACCGCCGGGTGTTCACGGTCGCGAATCAGAAGGGCGGCGTCGGGAAGACGACAACGGCCGTCAACCTCGCCGCTGCACTCGCGCTGCAGGGACTCAAAACCCTCGTCATCGACCTCGACCCGCAGGGCAACGCCAGCACGGCGCTCGGCATCACCGACCGCCAATCCGGGACGCCGTCGTCGTACGAGGTCTTGCTCGGCGAGGTCGCCGTGCAGGACGCGCTGCGGCAGAGCCCACACAACGAGCGGCTGTTCTGCATCCCGGCGACGATCGACCTGGCCGGCGCCGAGATCGAATTGGTCAGCATGGTGGCGCGCGAGAACCGACTCCGCACCGCGTTGGCCGACCTCGACAGCCTCGACTTCGACTGCGTCTTCATCGACTGCCCGCCCTCGCTCGGGCTGCTGACCATCAACGCGCTCGTCGCCGCGCCCGAGGTCATGATTCCGATCCAGTGCGAGTACTACGCCCTCGAGGGCGTTTCGCAGCTGATGCGCAACATCGAGATGGTGAAGGCGCACCTCAACCCCAAGCTGGAGGTGAGCACCGTCGTGCTGACCATGTACGACGGCCGCACCAAGCTCGCGGACCAAGTCGCGGAAGAGGTGCGCCGGTATTTCGGCAGCAAGGTGTTGCGCACGGTGATTCCGCGCAGCGTCAAGGTTTCCGAGGCGCCCGGTTACAGCATGACCATCATCGATTACGACCCCGGCTCACGCGGGGCGATGAGCTATCTCGATGCGAGCCGCGAACTCGCCGAGCGCGATTGA
- a CDS encoding ParB/RepB/Spo0J family partition protein translates to MTQPLRKKGGLGRGLASLIPTGPAEGDTGPATLGPRMGDAAADVLIGGPPPQDASSVGAVYREIAPADIERNPRQPRQVFDEEALSELVHSIREFGLLQPIVVRAVKDSASGARYQIVMGERRWRAAQEAGLATIPAIVRETGDDDLLRDALLENIHRVQLNPLEEAAAYQQLLDEFGVTHDELAARIGRSRPLITNMIRLLKLPIAVQRRVAAGVLSAGHARALLSLEAGPEAQEELATRIVAEGLSVRATEEAVTLANRGGASTPTAPRRKPIQMPGLQDVADKLSTAFDTRVTVSLGKRKGKIVVEFGSVDDLQRIIEVMSPPKA, encoded by the coding sequence ATGACGCAGCCGTTACGCAAGAAGGGTGGCCTCGGCCGGGGCCTGGCTTCGCTAATTCCGACCGGCCCCGCGGAGGGCGACACCGGACCGGCGACGCTGGGCCCGCGGATGGGCGATGCCGCCGCCGACGTCCTGATCGGGGGACCGCCGCCGCAGGACGCGTCGTCGGTGGGAGCGGTCTATCGCGAGATCGCGCCGGCCGACATCGAACGCAACCCGCGTCAGCCCCGGCAGGTCTTCGACGAGGAAGCGCTGTCGGAACTGGTGCATTCCATCCGCGAGTTCGGCCTCTTGCAGCCGATCGTGGTGCGGGCGGTCAAGGACTCGGCGAGCGGCGCGCGTTATCAGATCGTGATGGGGGAGCGGCGCTGGCGCGCGGCCCAGGAGGCCGGACTGGCAACCATCCCGGCCATCGTGCGCGAGACCGGCGACGACGATCTACTCCGCGACGCCCTGTTGGAGAACATCCATCGGGTCCAGCTCAACCCGTTGGAAGAGGCGGCCGCCTACCAACAGCTGCTCGACGAATTCGGCGTCACCCACGACGAACTGGCCGCGCGGATCGGCCGGTCGCGGCCGTTGATCACCAACATGATCCGGTTGCTCAAGCTGCCGATCGCGGTGCAGCGGCGGGTGGCCGCGGGGGTTCTGTCCGCCGGCCACGCGCGCGCGCTGCTGTCGCTGGAGGCGGGCCCCGAAGCGCAGGAGGAGCTGGCCACCCGGATCGTCGCCGAGGGGCTATCGGTGCGGGCCACGGAGGAGGCGGTCACGCTGGCCAACCGGGGCGGTGCGTCCACCCCAACCGCCCCGCGTCGCAAGCCGATCCAGATGCCGGGCCTGCAAGACGTTGCTGACAAGCTCTCGACGGCCTTCGATACCCGCGTCACGGTCAGTCTCGGCAAACGCAAGGGCAAGATCGTCGTCGAGTTCGGGTCGGTGGACGATTTGCAACGGATCATCGAGGTCATGTCCCCGCCCAAGGCATGA
- a CDS encoding acetyltransferase, producing the protein MSARIMPLRLEAFEQLPKHARRCVFWEVDPATLGNQDHLADPEFEKEAWLSMVMLEWGSCGQVATAVPDERSHAEPPCLGYVFYAPPRAVPRAQRFPTGPVSADAVLLTSMGIEPGPAADDLPHGLIARVIDELVRRGVRALEAFGRTPAASELQDPHLVGPDVRPVLEAVGDCSVDHCVIDAEFLKDVGFVVVAPHTYFPRLRLELDKGLGWKAEVEAALERLLENAHLEQPVGAGSTTANALETTEGG; encoded by the coding sequence GTGTCCGCTCGAATCATGCCGCTACGGCTCGAGGCATTCGAGCAGCTTCCCAAGCACGCACGCCGGTGCGTCTTCTGGGAAGTCGATCCCGCGACCCTCGGTAATCAGGACCACCTCGCCGACCCCGAGTTCGAAAAAGAAGCGTGGTTGTCGATGGTGATGCTGGAGTGGGGCTCGTGCGGGCAGGTCGCGACCGCCGTCCCAGACGAGCGAAGCCATGCCGAGCCGCCATGCCTCGGTTACGTGTTCTATGCGCCGCCGCGGGCGGTGCCGCGGGCACAGCGATTCCCGACCGGCCCGGTGTCCGCGGACGCGGTGTTGCTGACGTCGATGGGCATCGAACCGGGGCCGGCGGCCGATGACCTTCCGCACGGTTTGATCGCCCGGGTCATCGACGAACTGGTGCGCCGCGGTGTGCGCGCGCTCGAAGCGTTCGGCCGCACCCCGGCGGCTTCGGAATTGCAGGACCCGCACCTCGTCGGTCCGGACGTGCGGCCAGTCCTGGAGGCCGTCGGTGACTGCTCGGTGGACCACTGCGTGATCGACGCGGAATTCTTGAAAGACGTGGGTTTCGTTGTGGTGGCGCCACATACGTACTTCCCGCGACTGCGCCTCGAGCTCGACAAGGGCCTTGGGTGGAAGGCGGAAGTCGAGGCCGCCCTAGAGCGACTGCTGGAGAACGCGCACCTGGAGCAGCCGGTGGGCGCGGGATCCACGACGGCGAATGCGTTAGAAACCACCGAGGGTGGTTAG